The following proteins come from a genomic window of Dreissena polymorpha isolate Duluth1 chromosome 1, UMN_Dpol_1.0, whole genome shotgun sequence:
- the LOC127836674 gene encoding ras-related GTP-binding protein A: MKKKVLLMGKSGSGKTSMRSIIFANYIARDTRRLGATIDVEHSHVRFLGNLVLNLWDCGGQEAFMENYFASQRDNIFRNVEVLIYVFDVESRELEKDMHYYQSCLEAILQNSPQAKVFCLVHKMDLVQDDQRELIIQEREDDLKRLSKPLDCTCFATSIWDETLYKAWSSIVYQLIPNVKQLETTLAHFTDIIDADEVLLFEKATFLVISHCERKPHKDVHRFEKISNIIKQFKLSCSKLAAAFQSMEVRNTNFAAFIDVFTPNTYVMVVVSDPAIPSAATLINIKNARKHFEKLEKVDGGHPALTS, translated from the exons ATGAAAAAGAAG GTGTTACTGATGGGAAAGAGTGGATCAGGGAAGACAAGTATGAGGTCCATCATCTTTGCCAACTACATCGCCAGGGATACCAGGAGGCTAGGGGCTACAA ttgATGTTGAGCATTCCCATGTGAGGTTTCTGGGCAACCTTGTGCTCAATTTGTGGGACTGTGGAGG GCAGGAAGCATTCATGGAGAACTACTTTGCCAGTCAGCGTGACAACATCTTCCGCAATGTGGAGGTGCTGATCTACGTGTTTGACGTGGAGTCTCGTGAGCTGGAGAAGGACATGCACTACTACCAGTCGTGCCTCGAGGCCATCCTGCAGAACTCACCGCAGGCAAAGGTGTTCTGTCTTGTGCACAAGATGGACCTCGTTCAGGATGATCAGAGGGAACTG ATAATCCAAGAGCGTGAAGATGACTTAAAGAGGTTATCAAAGCCTTTAGATTGCACCTGTTTTGCTACCTCCATATGGGATGAGACACTCTATAAG GCCTGGTCATCCATTGTCTACCAGCTGATCCCGAATGTGAAACAACTGGAGACTACTCTTGCACACTTTACGGATATCATTGACGCAGATGAAGTGTTGCTATTTGAAAAGGCAACTTTCCTG GTGATCTCCCATTGTGAGAGGAAACCACACAAAGATGTCCACAGATTTGAAAAGATAAGCAACATAATCAAACAGTTTAAGCTAAGTTGCAGTAAACTTGCAGCTGCCTTTCAAAGCATGGAAGTTCGTAATACCAACTTTGCAGCATTCATTGATGTGTTTACACCAAACACATACGTCATGGTCGTTGTATCTGACCCAGCCATCC cGTCAGCAGCAACATTGATCAACATCAAGAACGCCCGCAAACACTTTGAAAAGCTGGAGAAGGTTGATGGCGGTCACCCAGCCCTTACATCGTAA